A window of Deltaproteobacteria bacterium genomic DNA:
CCCTGATCTCGATAGACGTCAACTCGGGCAAGGCCACCAGGGAACAGGATTTAGAGGAAACGGCCTTTCGAACGAATCTCGAGGCCGCGGCCGAAGCCGTACGCCAACTGCGGCTCCGCGATCTGGGAGGACTGGTGGTCATCGATTTCATCGACATGAGGGAATCGCGCCACCAGAAAGAGCTGCTCAAATGCCTCCGCGAGAATCTCAAGAAAGACCGGGCGCGCACCAGGACCACAAATATTTCCAAATTCGGCCTCGTGGAGCTGTCGCGCCAGAAAATGGGCCTGCCCATTCAGTCGCGCTCGTACCTCGTGTGTCCGTCCTGCAGCGGCAAGGGCGTACTGAAAATGCCCGAATCCGCGGCCATGTACCAGTTCAGACAGATCTGGAGACTGATCAGCGGCGGTAATATCCAGGCCGTGGACGCGTACCTTCCGGTAAACGTGGCCAACTATCTGTTGAACCAGAAGCGGGCCAGCCTGCTGAACCTCGAACATCGCTACGACGTGAAGATCCGAATCTGGACGGACCCGTCCTTGGGCGCCGAAGAGAGCCGCGTCGACGTTATCAAACGAGAACCTGCCGAAGCGTCCGCCACCGCTTAGATAGAAGCATGCCTCCCGCAGCGGGGGGGCCGTCCGCTGCCGGCGGAGACCCCCGACGCGGCGACGGGGTTGCCCGGCTCCGCGGCCTTTCTCATCGAGCGGCGAAAAAGGCCGGGCGGCGCGAGAGCAATGCGCAGCCCCCGTTGAGAAGCGACAGGAGGTTCCACCCGCCGGTTGGATCCTTCCGGCCTTATGAAGGGAAAGCCTCCTGTTCTATGGACCCGGAGAGGAAGCTCGCCGGACTCTGCGTGTAATCCCACCCTCTCGCTTTTGCACATCACAATGTGTGACTTCCATTCCCCCAATTCTTCCTTTTTCGATTAAACTATGAAGCCGGCTTCCTCGCCCGAACCCAGAGCACCCCTCTCTGACCCGGTTCATAGGGTATCGTCGTTCCATCGAAAAACGGCGCATATCGGTTAAAACCCGGTGAACATGAACCGGCTCCGTATCCCGATATCCGGTACGATCGGACTTCCAGTCGATCCAGCAAGTGCTCATGGATCATGCGTACGCTGAGGCGTTGCGGTTCCGTAGGCGTGGGAAACTCCTCGAGGTTAAAGCTGCCGATGAACTCACCGCCGGGTTTGATCACCCGGATGATTTCCCCGCACATGTCGGGGAAGGAATCCACGTGGTCCATGGCGTTGAGCGTGAACAGGATATCCACGCAATTCGAGGGCAAAGGAATGACTCTTTCCGTGGATGTCAAATAGACCATTCCATGAGACACGAAGTTTTCGAAGAACTCTTCGGCAAACCGGTCGGCCAACACATCGATTCCGATTCGCAGGCGTGCTTTGGACGCCCACCGAAGGCTGCCCCTGGGACCGCAACCGAAATCCGCGACGATCTTTCCCTCTATGAAATCATCGCCGGACTCTCCGGCCATGGCCGGCATGATCCGCTCGAAATGATGATTTCTGAATGTGCCATGAAGGACTTTAAGCTCACGTGTGAAAAAGGCTAGCTCCGCACGATGCTTTTTGACCAGACGGTTT
This region includes:
- a CDS encoding methyltransferase domain-containing protein gives rise to the protein MSFRENIKAFIPESILNVLRAIRNRLVKKHRAELAFFTRELKVLHGTFRNHHFERIMPAMAGESGDDFIEGKIVADFGCGPRGSLRWASKARLRIGIDVLADRFAEEFFENFVSHGMVYLTSTERVIPLPSNCVDILFTLNAMDHVDSFPDMCGEIIRVIKPGGEFIGSFNLEEFPTPTEPQRLSVRMIHEHLLDRLEVRSYRISGYGAGSCSPGFNRYAPFFDGTTIPYEPGQRGVLWVRARKPAS